The Armatimonadota bacterium genome includes a window with the following:
- a CDS encoding cellulase family glycosylhydrolase, which translates to MKIQVVAMILLSAISASATASRVVIRADFGKWVDYPLVKTKFAAYNSGYVPGHLETYKRDVGLFDEVHPDALRIDGVLGSPRHMLFSDPPIISGEPPDLKYDFRQADELIDLMRTHNVQKYWCYGYVPEALGESFKTPPSDLAQWGTVCRTLAKHFASSGHTVAYHEIYNEPDNRDFFSGTVQDYIAMYETAVRAIRAADPDAVVGGPALAFTDAWIEPFLGHVTKNHLPLDFFSFHYYPGVPYKAQSLREVVETMREALRKHPELATTEMHLNEYNSLPINYPKDGPQQKHRLAAQLLSDFSYFVTQPSLTKVHWAQFMDTGGGNWSGLISIGGRRKAAFNAWKLYSMMPTDRRLVSIEGPQGIGAMASSDEHKCGLVVWNLTGADQTVRVHLDSIPLAKATLRVYRIDAGHASWGDDPANERLAPVEERRDVGTVGLEWTGDIPDGGVVYLEAQDGTTTADPAHVAEVERIHYCFPDRNSKAYADFDRNTWTARMGMGGEQAADAVVGVRASNLPTVLGVSYTVGGKLQDNGPHSLLAVQVDYEASGEYRESVLFHKGIFHANGITPLPWGTKARPEQAVRFDDTLDLGKYAPEGWAGRAIITFRIRNTGPDNRAKISLERRPL; encoded by the coding sequence ATGAAGATTCAGGTCGTCGCGATGATTCTCCTATCCGCGATATCCGCAAGTGCGACTGCCTCGCGGGTCGTGATCAGAGCCGATTTCGGTAAATGGGTGGACTATCCACTTGTCAAGACGAAGTTCGCGGCCTACAACTCGGGTTACGTACCGGGACACCTCGAGACCTACAAGCGGGACGTCGGCCTATTCGATGAAGTCCATCCCGATGCCCTCCGGATTGATGGAGTGCTCGGCTCGCCGAGGCACATGCTCTTCTCCGATCCGCCGATCATCTCCGGCGAGCCGCCCGACCTCAAGTACGACTTCCGGCAGGCCGACGAGTTGATCGACCTCATGCGCACCCATAATGTGCAGAAGTACTGGTGCTACGGCTACGTACCGGAGGCGCTCGGAGAAAGCTTCAAGACGCCGCCCTCGGACCTGGCCCAGTGGGGTACGGTGTGCCGGACCCTTGCGAAGCACTTCGCATCGAGCGGACATACGGTCGCATACCACGAGATCTACAACGAACCGGACAACCGCGACTTCTTCTCCGGGACGGTGCAGGACTATATCGCCATGTACGAAACCGCCGTGAGGGCGATCCGGGCGGCGGACCCGGATGCCGTCGTGGGGGGACCGGCGCTTGCGTTCACTGATGCCTGGATCGAACCGTTTCTCGGTCATGTGACGAAGAACCACCTTCCGCTCGACTTCTTCTCGTTCCACTACTACCCGGGCGTGCCCTACAAGGCGCAGAGCCTGCGAGAAGTGGTTGAGACGATGCGCGAGGCGCTCAGGAAACACCCCGAGTTGGCAACCACCGAGATGCACCTCAACGAGTACAACTCTCTGCCGATCAACTACCCGAAGGACGGTCCTCAGCAGAAGCATCGGCTCGCGGCGCAACTTCTGAGCGATTTCTCGTACTTCGTCACTCAGCCGAGCCTCACGAAGGTCCACTGGGCGCAGTTCATGGATACCGGCGGCGGCAACTGGTCGGGGCTGATCAGCATTGGCGGCCGCCGGAAGGCCGCCTTCAACGCGTGGAAGCTCTACTCGATGATGCCCACCGACAGGCGGCTCGTCTCGATCGAAGGACCGCAGGGCATAGGAGCGATGGCGTCGTCAGACGAGCACAAGTGCGGACTGGTCGTCTGGAATCTGACGGGCGCGGATCAGACTGTCAGAGTGCATCTGGACAGTATTCCCCTCGCGAAGGCCACACTCCGCGTCTACAGGATCGATGCCGGGCACGCCAGTTGGGGAGACGATCCCGCGAATGAGAGGCTGGCCCCCGTGGAGGAGCGCAGGGATGTCGGCACGGTCGGCCTCGAATGGACCGGCGACATCCCTGACGGCGGCGTGGTCTATCTTGAGGCTCAGGACGGAACGACGACCGCCGATCCTGCTCACGTGGCGGAAGTCGAGCGAATCCACTACTGTTTCCCAGATAGGAACTCCAAGGCCTACGCCGACTTCGACCGGAACACCTGGACTGCGCGCATGGGCATGGGAGGCGAGCAGGCGGCGGATGCGGTCGTCGGCGTGCGGGCGAGTAACCTGCCGACGGTGCTCGGCGTATCGTATACTGTCGGCGGCAAGCTGCAGGACAACGGCCCGCACAGCCTGCTCGCGGTTCAGGTGGACTACGAGGCATCCGGCGAGTACCGGGAGTCGGTGCTCTTCCACAAAGGGATCTTCCACGCCAATGGGATCACGCCGCTCCCGTGGGGAACGAAGGCTCGACCGGAACAGGCGGTACGTTTCGACGACACGCTCGATCTAGGGAAGTACGCGCCCGAGGGATGGGCCGGCCGGGCGATAATCACGTTCAGAATACGCAATACCGGCCCGGACAATCGGGCGAAGATATCTCTTGAAAGGAGACCTCTTTGA